Part of the Patescibacteria group bacterium genome is shown below.
CCGGCTGTTCCGAACTTTTTGACATCATCCGCGAGCGTCCGGTTGTTTTTCCAATACGAATAATACCGCGCCGAAGAAAAACCGACGGACGCAATAAAAAGAATCACGACTACTCTCTTCCCCCAAAGCGGAAGAGCCCGCCAGAAATTTTTGGGATTTTTTGCTGAATATAGCAGGATTCGGAGGAGTTTTTTAGTTTTTTGTTTCAAGTTCATCTTTAAAGGCTAAAGGCTAAATTTTAAATTTGAAATCAATTTTAAATGAATAAATTTTTAATTATTTTTTTCCTTCTAGGGTTAGGATGATTTTTGAGAATATCAGCGTAAGCTCGTGGACTTCTTTCCATAATTTTCGACATGTTTCCTTGTGTTCCGGATTGGCTTTGGCGATGAGCTGCAGCCAGTATTTTGTTTCTTTTGCCTCCTTCTTACAGATATAAATTTTATTCTTGAAATCTTTTCTCAAACTGGCGCCGTTCGCCTCGCAATAGTTGGCTCCGACTGAAGTGGCTGATTTTACGAACTGGCTAATCATTGGAAGATTGACAACATCCCGCTTGATTTGTTTTGCGAAGATAATTGCTTCTTCGCTGAATTTCGCAGTTCTTTTTTCAAGATCAAAATTTTCTGATTTTTTGTTCATTTAGTAATTTGGGATTTGATTTAAAATTTCAAATTTATAATTTAGACTTCTAACGGCTTTCCACTATCCACCAGCTGAAGTTCGCATCCGCTTTGGACGGGTCAGAGAGTTTCACTGCGAAACCGGTATATTCTCCCGTATCTGCATCTTTCGTTTTCTCAACCCAATACCGCGCGCCCGGATCGCCTTCGAATGTGACAAAAATCTTGGCGGTTTCACTCACGGCCTTGGTTTCGATCTCCGCGCTCTTGCCATCAACTTTCGTTTCGTCATCCCAGCCGTCGCCATCCGCATCATTTTTGACGGCCAGAATTTTCCCGCCGCCGGTTGTTGGCGCATCGCTTGAATTTTTCACGGAATAGCTTCCCGCGACAACTCCATCAGCGTTCACTTCTTTCGCCTTGAATATACCCGCGAGGGTCGCGTTGCCGCTTGCATCTTGAGTGATGACATTGGCCGGGATTTCTCCAACGGTAATGGTCGCTGTGGCCAGTTTGTCTTCGAGAGCCTTGATCCTGTCTTCATGATTCAAGAGCTTGGCAGTGATCATATTTTCCGTTTCCATCATCGAAGTCAGGAGGTCAGTCGTGCTAGCTTCAAAAGTGGCGAGGTTGTTTTCCGATTCCGCGAGTTTCGATTGGGCGGCGGCGAGGTCTGTCTTAAGATTTGTGATGTCCTGTTCGTTTGCGCTGATACGTTCGCCTAAAGTTCGGCTATTGGCTTCGCCCAGAGCCAAACTTTGGCTGATGATGGTGAGTTTATCGTTCACAGCAGTCTGCAATTCATTGACATCGCCGGCTTGTTTTGTAATTTGTAATTTTTGATCATTTAGATTTTGGATTTGATTTGACATTTGGATTTGGACATTGGAAATTTCCGCCTGCTGTTCCTGGACGGCTTTGGTGAGCAGCGGCGTAAACATGGCATAGCTCAAACCTTTCATGCCGTTCGGCCCGGTGGAAACAAGTTCGGGAGAAATCTTTTCGACATCTTGCGCGATAAAGCCGATATGCGCCGGATCGGAAGCGGATTCTGTTTTGAAATTGTATTCGACGGGATTCAAGGCGAGGACTTTCTCAAGAGCCGATTCCATCGGTGAGATGTTTTTCTTGAGGCGGGCGTCGGAAGCGCTGTTCCACGATCCGTCCGTATCCACGTATCCGGAAGCCGTTCCCGTATAGACTTCGAGCTTGTAGCCGGGAATTGAAGTTCCGATTCCCACGCTCCCCTCGACCAGCATGCCGTTCTGCGGCGCGGTCGTTCCGATGCCCGCGTAGTTCGCGCCGATCTTCACGCCGCCGGCGACATCGAGGAGGTTGGTGGGAGCGGTGGTTCCGATGCCGACGTTGCCGCCGTTGACTATTAGCCCATAGTTGTTCGTCGCGCCGTTCGCCGAGAAGTATCCGGCGATATTGGTGGAGGTGGTTCCGGTGTTGGCAACGGTGGAATATAGGCCGTAGGCTGTGTGGCTGGCGATGGCATTCGCGCCGGTCCTGGCAATGCTCAAAATCTTGGTGCTGTTGCTTCCAAGGCCGGCAGTTGAAGTCGAGGACAGCGCCATTCCGGTTCCGCTCGTGAGAGAGTTGGCATTGTAGGTGAGGCCGGTGGTGGTAGTCCCGGTGAAGTTCTGTGTCCAGGTATACGTTGACTGGTTGAGAGTGAGGTTGGCATCAAGGTCGAGGGCGTTGTCAAACTGGGCAAAATCCAAAGTATTGCTCGCCACGCTCGCCGCCACGATCTGGCTCCAGGAAAGGACGCCCGTTCCGTCGTTTCGAAGAACATAATTGGCCGCGCCCTGGGCGGTCGGAAGAGTATAGGTGACATTGGCGGACTGGTCCCCGCCTTGGAAAACAGTGTAGTAGGTCGCGCCCGTGCTTTCGATGATCCCCAGGCTTCCCGCTACCGAGAGTTTTTGTCCGGGAGCGGCCGCTCCGATTCCGACATTCCCGTCGGAGGTGATGGATAGCGCCGCTGCCGTGCCGACCACTTGCCCTACGCCCATCTTGAAAACGCTGTCCGTGTCGTCGAGGCCGGCATAGAAGTCTTGGGATGATCCATCGAAGATCATGGAGGTGTCTTGGGCGGCGCCGGAGCCGAGGATGACGGATGATTCAGCTGTGTTGGAGCTCAACATGGAAAGATTGCCGCTCGCGTCGACTGAGAGAGTGGAATAGTTGGCGTCGTCATAAGCGAGGCGCAAAGCATTGTCCGTGCCAAAGACAGTCAGCTTGGCGAGAGAGTTGGTTGTTCCGATCCCCACATTTCC
Proteins encoded:
- a CDS encoding four helix bundle protein encodes the protein MNKKSENFDLEKRTAKFSEEAIIFAKQIKRDVVNLPMISQFVKSATSVGANYCEANGASLRKDFKNKIYICKKEAKETKYWLQLIAKANPEHKETCRKLWKEVHELTLIFSKIILTLEGKK